The stretch of DNA TCCCTCCTCGGGCTCCTGGCCGTTTCTCCAGTTCAAAATGCCGTACGCTATGCAGGCCGCCGTAAATAAAAACGACAGCAGGTAACCTATCCAGATATAGGGATCAGAAATTCCAAACATCGTAAAACCTGATAAATTCCTTGCGGTAATCTGAATGATGACTAAAATGATACAAGGGCGACCGGATTGTTTTTCGGCGCCCTATCTAAAGCTAAAGAAGTTAAATCCAAAGAAAAATGCGAATGCCGAGGCTGAAGTGTTGAAAACCGAACCCTCCAGTGACGTGTATTCGCATGTCATATTCAGGATACCTAATAGAAGTTGCTCTTCCGGGATATAATGGTGTCTGATTGCGGTTCGAGGGGAAGGAAGGTGGTGCACCACCCCCAATCCTCCCTATACCTCATCTTTTGTCGAAGATCATTTCTCTGCGTTATCCCGCTTGAAAGGTCTGACCGCGAATAAGAGAATCCCTGCAACAACTGCCAGCAACGAGGCACATGTTGCCAAAGGTGCGGCTCGGGTAGTAGAATCCGGAGTTTGTTCGGCAACTACCTTATTACTTGTCGTAGTCGCAGACACTGTCGGCATAACCGGCGGTTCTGCATCGCCTACAACAAGTGCCCCGTCATAGAGTGTCCGGCCAATTATGTCACCCAGGTCATCATCAAATGTATCATGCGAGATGTGGATGATCGTTGAACCTACACCTGCTCCCTGGAACGTTATGGTGGCAAGTTCGATATTTTTCGCTCCTGCCTGGATGTTTTTGCCCAGGTCGACCACACTCAGCTGGACATCCGTGCCGCTCTCGAGACCTTTTGTATCTTTCATCGAAGCCCATCCAGGGTAATCAACCTTTACCATCTTTGCAATATCCTGATCCACCGTAAGATTAAGGATATATCCTGCAAGACCGTCGGGGGCCTCGTCGAGATAAAGAGTGGCCGAAGCCTGCTCTCCCGATGAATCTATGTCTACATCATCTATAGTGACCTTTGCAGCGGATGCGGCAGATGCTGCCACAGCCAGGAGAATGAAAACTGCTGCAATCCTGAAAAAAAGTTTGTATTTCATCTATCTTCACTTACCTCACGATATACTGTCGAAGAGGACCACGATATCCGCCATATCCAGTCTTCCGTTGTTGTTGAAGTCGAATGCATCTTCCGGTTCGTTCCCTTCGATCCAGCTGTAAGAGACAAAGAAAATGTTGACATCTGCGTAATCAGCCTGGGCGTTCCCGTTCAGGTCTTCATATATCCCGTCTCCGTTGGGATCGGTCGGCATCACGCCGTTTACCGGCGCCATCGACATGATTATGGTAAATCCATCTGTTAATGTTGCTTTCTTTCCGTCCGGGTTTGTGACGGTTACGTTCCATCTACCCTCGTCCAGCCCGTTAATGTCGAATATTCCGTCGATCTGTGTCTCGGAAACGTAGCTGAGATTAACAGCCGGAATAGAAGAATCGCCCCTGGTGAGGTTTACGGATGCACCGGACATCAGCCACGAGCCATTAAGCATAAAGTTGACCGAGCCGTTGTTGTATCCTGAATCAGGAGTAATGTTGAAAATAGCAGGTGTATAATCCACGCTCAGTGTTCCTGTGCTGACATAATGCGGAATGTCACTGCCGTTATCGTCGTCGAAATTGGCGTTTGCCATGGTGATTTCCGTACTCCCGGGTCTGAGCCCTTTAAGGGTCAGGGTCGCAAGAGTGATGCTGGTTGCACCGGGTTCGACAAGATAATTAACGTCACTTGCTTTTATCAGCAGGCCCGAACCTGCCGGAAGTGCCCCGTGTGTACTCATGTTTGCAGCCCAGTCAGGGAATGAAACCCCTGTGATCTCTGCGATCGATGTATTATCAAGCGATACGTTAAGGTTGTATCCGCTAAGCCCTTGTGGAGCATTGTCAAGTGTCAGGTATATGGTCGTTGAATCTCCAATTTCGCTGATGTTGCCACAATCTATGAAAACTGTCGCGTTCGTTGCGATCACCGGCGTTACGATCAAAAGAAGCATCATGACAGTTGTTATCATGAAGATTCCGTGTTTTTTGTACAAGTTGTAAACTCTTTCAGTAATAGTAACCCCCCCTTTAGTTGTTAAAGGAATGTTATTATAGAATTTAGCCTTTGGAACGATACTTATTATAAATTTCCATTTTAGTTTGATTCAAAAAATGGCCTGAAATCCTTTTTGGTTTGTTAAAAATTATAGATAGAGCGATATGGCTACCACTCGTCCGTCTCCATCTTCTTCATCCCGTCGGGGTAGAGGAACCACTTGAACGCCTTCGTCATGAAGGGCATCACGACATATGTCAGGAGGAATACGAGGATTGCAACGGCGATCATCTTCTGGACGAGATACGGGATTCCTTCGAAGAGAGAGTTCTCGATTGGTGTGAGGATTGCGAGAATCGGCCAGACCGCAAGCCACGTCACCATAAACTGGCGGTGGCGTTTCGGGGGCTTCATGATATTGTTTCCCGGGAGGGTGAACCAGGTTTCGAGCCCGTTGACGGCGTATCTCTTCGGCGGTGCGATCGTGAGCTCCTTCTCCCTTTCGATCCATTTTTTGCGTTCGTCCGAGTCCCTCCACCTGTTGAAGTCCTTTTCCGACCTGAACCTGAGGACGACCCTGAAGTCCCCGTCCGCCGGGTCCGACGGCCTGAAAAAGTTCACTCCCATGTAGCCGGGATAGCCGGAGAAATACCCGGACAGGTTCCTGATCTCTTCACTGAACTCATCCATCTTCCCGGGTTTTACATAATGCGTCGTCACCAGTGTGAACGGTTCGGGTTTATTGCCGGGTTCGTTTTCGGCTCCTTCGGTCGTAATTGAAATTCCTCCTGTGAATATAGGGCTCTTCGCTGTTTCATGTAGGTAAATAATTTGGGGATAGCACACATCCTCATATGTTCAGAGACCGAAAATACTTCGCATTTTCTTATCCTCACATATGTTCGGATATTACATACATGTTTTACTCCGGCAACCCCGGCACCGGCGGCCAGGTCCGCCGGACGGCCCCTGCCCAGGGGCCTTGCCCGAAGATAATCTCCACACGGCACGCTCCGGGGACCGGCAAGGGTCCCCGGGCTGTTTAATTTAGTTTTCTCTGGCATATTTCATTCCGTACACGCCATGAACTTCCTGCGTTTTGCCGCTCAGAGGATACTCGTCTATCCCCTGAGTGGCTATCGCCATTGAGAGGCCCCGAGGTCGGGGCCGATCCGCGAGCCTGCTGTGCCGCTCGCGGCTGTCAAAAGCAGTGAAACTTTTATACCCGCGCCGATTAGCGAAGAGCCTAAAATAGTTTATTCCTGCAGGTTATTTCTATTTCCTGCAGACCGTTATATATCCCGAATGAGCGACTCTCGTCGAGGGACGGGTTCCCCTCTCGGTTCTCGTGAGCTCTCTTGCGATGGTCTCGTGGCAGACAACCTCGGCGAAAAGGGGTTTTGCCGTGTCCATCACGAGTATCGTGTGCTCGATGAACGGGGTGTATGTCGCAAGGTACCCCCCCTTTTTGAGAAGTTTCCAGGCGTGCTCGACATGCTCCCTTCCGATCTGCATGTCGAGGTGGACGACGTCGAACTCCTCCTCTCCTTCCGCTTCGAGGACGTCGCCGGCGATGACATCCACGTTGTCGAGACCTGCATCCTCGATGTTCTTTGCGCAGACCTCGGAAAACTCCGGCCTCTTCTCGTATGTGACAACCGAAGCCGCAACTCCGCCGAAGAAGATCGCAGCGATCCCGCTCCCCGTTCCCGCATCGAGGACGCGGTCGTTTTTGTTCATCCCGGTGCAGGCGATGACCATCCCGATGTCCTTCGGGAGCATGGGGGCGCCTGTCCGTCTTGCATAATTAAAAAAGTCGGTGGGCCTCGGTTCCCTGACCTCGAACTCGAAGCCCATGTGGGTCGAGACCTTATCACCGGTCGAGAGGCCGACGAGCTCGCCGAGCTTAACCATTCCCTTGTCGGTCGAGAACTCGCCTTCGCCTGCCCTGACGAAGAACTCGCGTTTCCGCCCGGCGAGAAGAACCCTGTCGTTTTCCTGTATCATTTCGTATTGGGTTTTTTTATTCCGAAAGTTTCAGGATCGCCTCGGCGATGTCGCCTTTGGCTTCCGTAAGGGCTGCCTTTGCCTCGTCCTCGGAGACTCCCGCCTGCTCTGCAACGAGCTTCACGTCGTCCTCTGGGATTACGGCCTCGGCTTCCTCGAATCTCGGCTCGCCGTTGATCTGGTATGTGGTCATGCCCTGCATCACAGTCGCGACGACCTCCGCGTTGTCGAAGACGTAGTTGCCGGACTTCGTGTATACGACCACACGCTCGACATCCTCGATGGTATCCATCTTCATGCCGAGCTTCTTCATCATCTGTTTCATCTGTTTCGGGTTAACACCTGGAATCATATCTTTTAACTCCCTTTTCTTACCTGTACTGCTACTCCATAATTAAATGCGAGCATTTCCTCCCCGGAAAGGACTGCGTTGCCTATGCCGAGGAAGCCTCCCTGCTCGTCGCAGACCATGACCTCGTCGCCCGCCCTTATTCCGGGGTCGGCGGAGATCACGTGTTTGGACATCGCGTTCTTTCCCGCTACGACGAACTCGGCGACATCGTTTTGGACTGTCACACGGTACGCGGGTGAGGGGAGAATTTCGCAGAGCTTTGCACCTGCCTCTTTTCCGAGCGTGAGACGCCCGTCGCCCGCCCTGACCGTTGCAAGACGGGTCTTTCCGGACATCACGTACCTGATCCTTTTGGTTGAGGATAACCTGAAGGTGCAGTCGTCCGGGAAGAGCTCCTTCCCTGTGCCTCTTCCGAACTGGAAGTCGGCTATCGTCCTGACCCGCTTAAGCGAGCTGCTGTCTGAGGATTCTGTTGACACTTTCTGCAAACCCCTCTTCGGATTCTTTTGGAATATATGCGCCCGCCGCAATCTTATGTCCTCCGCCTGCACCGCCGAGTTTCTCGGAGGCTTCGAGCAGTGCGGCCTGGAGATCGACTCCCGCCTGCACCATCGTCTCGTTGGTCCGCATTGAGACCTTGACGAGTTCGGGGTCGTCGGAGAGATAGCATAATACCATAATCGGGAGCCGCCGGTTGAGCTTCGAGAGCGCCATTCCCGCCCCGATCCCGACGATGGTGTCCGGGAACCTGCTGCCGACGTGGATATACTGGAGGTTGGAATATTCGGTAACGCCCTTGTCGAGGATGTACTCCATCATCTCGCGGATGATCTTCCTATGATGCCTGAGCATGTGCTCGGCCTCCCTGTACTCCTCGCCCCTGTCCCCGCAGCAGACTGCACTTCCGGTGTAGGGCTTGACCCATCGTCCGCATGCGTTCAGCATCGTCGCGTATTCGGACGCGTTCCGGAGCGGCGTGTATTTCCTCTCGTCGGGGAAGATGTAGTGCTCGCCCCTGAGACGTTCGAGAGGTTCGCCTGCGGAATGAAGTTTGAGTGCGAGGCGGCCCATGATGCTCTTCCTCTCGTCCTCGTCCAGATCCTCCCAGACCTTCCACTTGCCGTTGGGCTTATGGAGCTGTATTCCCGCCTCGTATGTCAGCATGTTCTGGGCCTCGCCGGGACGGTTGGATATTCCGGGGATGTGAGGGTCGTCTGCGAAGGAGAGTAGTATATGGAGGGGTCTCGTGGATATCCCGTAGCAGTTGAGGTCGTCCTTTACGATCTCGACGTTGCCGAACTCTGCGCCGTCGTCGGCGATCTTCCGGGCGGGGCCGATTAATCCGCAGTTCTCGCGGGCCATCATATCGCCGACGTTTCCTATGACGGCGAGCTTCGCGAGGTCGATGTTGACGTCGTCGATCTCTCTTGCGACGAGGTATCCTACTCCTGCGGCCGAGAGCTTTTCGTGACCGTAAGGGAGTCCGTTCGCCTGAATATATTGGGTATCGACGTCCTGTGTCACGTGGTGATCGATGATTACGACTTCACGGTCAGAGAGGCCCCGCTCCTCAAGCAGGTTTTGCTGGCCCGCCCCGAGGTCTATGAAGAGCTTGAGGGAGTCGTCGTCCGGCACGTGCTTCATGGTGATCGGCTCGAGCTGCCTGACGAAGACTGACCTGACCTCAATGCCGGCCCTTGCTACGGCCTGCCTCATGATCGCCTCGCTGGTTATCCCGTCGGCGTCGATGTGGGAGATTATCGTTACTTTTTTGGAATCATGTATTATCCCGGCGACTGCGGAGATGTCCTTGTCGAGACTCATCTGTAATATTGTTGGTGCCGCGAGTTTAAAACGAAGGTTATTTTGCCAGATGCGTCTGTCTGTTGAACCACCGTAAAAAGGATTTACTATTCCGGCGCAAGAGTTCTTTAAAGTTGAATAGTGAGGATGGCAGAATGAACGGGGATCTAATCGAATTCGAGGAGACGGGGATAATCAAACCGGGGAGGATGCGGGCCGTGGACCGGAACGCGATGCATCTCGGCGTCGACGGGCTCAGGCTGATGGAGTCGGCGGGTTTTGGCCTTGCGGGAGTGGTCCGGAGGTATTCCCCGGATCTTGTCCTGGTTTTGTGCGGGAGCGGGAACAACGGGGGTGACGGTTTTGTCGCTGCCCGCCACCTCCAGAGGGATTCGGAGGTTCATGTGATCTACCCGGAGGACAGGGTGAAGACTCCCGATGCAATCGCGAACCTGAGACTGCTGGGGCACTGTTCGGTTACGCTTCACCCCGTTTCGTGCCCGGACGACGTGAGCGGCCTTTCAGGCCTTTACGAGAACGCGGATGTAATAATAGATGCGATTCTCGGGACCGGTGCAAGGGGTGATCTCCGGGAGCCGTATGCGTCGATGGCGAAGGCTGTCTCTCTCTCCGGTGCGACTGTGATCTCAGCCGACATCCCGACCCAGGGTATCACTCCGGATGTGGTCTGCGGATTCCACAGGCCGAAGCTCCACGGCTCCGAGCGGATCGACATCGGAATCCCGCTGGAAGCTGAGATCTTCACCGGGCCGGGGGATCTTACTATGATCCCTGCAAAAGATTCGGCAGCTCACAAGGGTGCAGGCGGGCGGGTGCTCGTCATCGGCGGAGGGCCATACCAGGGTGCTCCGTATCTTGCCGGGATGGCTGCTCTCCGTGCCGGTGCCGATATTGTAAGGGTCGCATCGCCGGTCGTTATGCCGTGCCCGGATATAATAGTCGAGGAGCTCGAAGGCCCGTGCATCTCGGAGTCGCACCTTGAGGATATTATAAGATTGATCGAAGATTCGGATGCGGTGGTATGCGGGTGCGGACTGGGAGATAAGAGCCACGATGTGATCGTTAAAGCCGCACCGTTCATGAAGAAAGCCGTGTTCGATGCCGATGCACTTCGAAAACCCCTGCCCGTTCCCGGCGGAATTGGCGAGGCGATATACACCCCGCATGCGGGAGAGTTGGAGAGGATCTCCGGGTACCGGCCGGAAGGGACGTTGTACGACAGGGCGAAAGCGGTCAGCAATATCGCCGGTAATATTGCGAAGCATTCGACAGTTCTTTTGAAGGGCGGGACAGACATTATTACAGACGGCAGCCGTGTCAGGTTCAATCGCACCGGGCATTCGGGAATGACCGTCGGTGGAACGGGCGACGTTCTCGCGGGAGTCTGCGGGGCGCTGCTCTGCAAACTTCCGGCGTTCGAGGCCGCGTGCATAGGGGCGTACATAAACGGCTGTGCAGGGATGGCGGCCGGAGAGGCGGCGGGCGACGGAATGGTCGCGACCGATCTCCTCGAAAGGATTCCATCCGTAATACTTGGAGATATAACAGGAGATATAGAATGACGGAATTTACGCATATAAAGGACGACAAGGCATACATGGTCGACGTGACCGAAAAACCGGATGTGGGAAGGGTGGCGGTCGCCGCCGGAAAGATCTATCTCCGCGAGGAGACGGTGGAGGCAATCCGCAGGGGAGATGTCGTGAAGGGCAATGTCCTTGCGACGGCAAGGGTCGCCGGGATAATGGCTGTGAAGCGGACATCCGATCTTATACCTATGTGCCACCCGCTTCCCGTCGGGGGCGTGAACATCGATTTCAACGAGATCAAGGGCGAGCCCTGCATCGAGGCGATCTGCACTGTAAAGACCTACGGGAAGACCGGGGTCGAGATGGAGGCCCTCACCGGTGTCTCGATCGCACTTCTTACTATATGGGACATGGTCAAGTCCGCCGAGAAGGACGAGGACGGTCAGTATCCGGAGACCGGGATCGAGGACATCCACGTCGTCGAGAAGAGGAAAGGGTGAAGGATTCTTCCCGGACCATATGAAACGGAGTATAAACTCATTTTTAGCATTATAATCTATTTTTTAGGATTTGAGAAAACCTGAAAAATTAAGAATTTTAAGATTATTTATAGATCCGAAGCCTCTTTCGCGAGAAATGCCCCTGCCGGAGTTACCCTTACCCTGACCTCAAGAACATTCTCCACTGCCGAACGTATCCTTTCTTCAATTTTTTCGGATATTTCATATGCTTCCCTTACAGTAATATCCGGATCTGTCTCTATAGTAATATCAACAGAGATAGCGCCTCCAAAACTTCGGATCCGGTGGTCTGAAATGAATAATACTTCCGGCAATTCTTCTGTTATCTTTTCGGTCAAATTCATAACATGCATCGACGGGTTGGCATCGATAAGCTCTTTTGCTGCTCCGAGACATTCACCGACACTGTAGATGAAGAGACCCATCGCCACAAGGAGGGTCAAAATCGTGTGTATCATCAATAATGACGGGGCAACGACCTGAATTAATCCGCTTACTAAAATAATCGCCATACATGCAATATCAGCTTTGATTACTACAGAATCCAGCAGAAGAATCTGACTGTTTAACCTTTTTCCAACACCCCGTATATACCGGTAGAGAAGACACAACAAACCGATTACGATTAAGGAAAATATAACGGTAACAGGTCCGTAATCGGCATTCAGTTCAGGAGATGGGAAAAATAGCGTCTCAAAGAAGAAATAAAGTACATATAATGCAACTGCAAGGGTAAAAACAAACATTGTAAGCGTTTCAATTCGTTGGTACCCGAAATGCATTCGAAAATCTGCTTTGTGCCCGCCTAACAGGATCATGGCAAGCAGCACTGCATCGGGAATTACCCAGACCAGATTTCCAAATCCTTCAATATAAAAGAGTTCATTCTCTGATAAATGCCATAGAATAATCTCCGATATACCAATAAAAACCGTCAGTGACATCGAGAGAATGAATGCTTTTGAAGCGGTGATGGACCTGGGATCAGAGCTACTGAACAAGGCAGGGCGTTTTTTAGTTTTTTGTCTTAAATCCCCTTTAAACATATATTCTGTCCCTTCAGACTAGAGTGGCGAACGTTTCTTTTTGAAATAATATTATACGCAATATGCGTATAATATCGTTTAATATCAAAAATAAACGTTCTGCACTATATTGAGAAAACCAAACATTCTTAGAAGTTTGGTTTTTGACTCTAATTTATTCCTTTTAGATTTTCAGACGTATTTAGTTTAGGTAATTCCCTGCTGAGACTTTTTCTTAAGTGCAATTGATTCTACGAGTTGGTATGTACATTCCTCGGCAATAAGAGCAAAGAAAAAAACCCATGGAACAGCTATAGTTAAAATCAGAAATATAATCCCCACATAGGAGGTAACACGATACAAAAACCAGTGGGTACGGAGATTTCTGATTATTTCCTTAAAACCTGATCTTTTTTTATCTAAATATGGGATTTTCATTTCCTTATCGACCTGGTCGTTTCCAATTTCATCTATTCCGGAACAGAGGAGTATTACAAGAAGTGTCAGGATGGAAACTGAAAGTAATCCCGATACACCAAGGATAACCACGGTTGTAAAAATTATTGCCACAATTAGAGAAAAAGCAAAGTTGTCTATTTTTCCGCATAGAATCACGGAAATTACGATTCCAAGACAAATCCCCGCAGCATATTGATTTAGTGCAATAATTACGCAATATACTATGCCTGTTACAGGTGAAAGGGCTAGTGCAAATTTCCGGTTAAATACTTTATCGTCATAACTTGCATCGATATATTTCAGACTGGCACCAATAAAGCCAAAAAGGATAATAATGGCAATATCCTCACCTAACATAATAATTAGATTGGATTCTTTTTTATTTTATAGATTGCCTGTCAGATTGAAGAGATATTCTGCCTGTAAGGCGAAATATACGATATAATAAAATTCAGGAACAATTGTGCGGACATTGATCCCTGCATCTCCTTAATCAATGAGATTTCATGTTTCATTCAGCCGTCTTCAATTTTTTTAATAAGGTACAGGACGTTCTCGTCTCCTTCTCTATTATAAGATATAGAATCGGAAAACTTCCGTACGAGCATTATTCCAAGTCCGCCG from Methanolacinia petrolearia DSM 11571 encodes:
- a CDS encoding symporter small accessory protein; translation: MFGISDPYIWIGYLLSFLFTAACIAYGILNWRNGQEPEEGSDGS
- a CDS encoding peptidase C1, producing the protein MITTVMMLLLIVTPVIATNATVFIDCGNISEIGDSTTIYLTLDNAPQGLSGYNLNVSLDNTSIAEITGVSFPDWAANMSTHGALPAGSGLLIKASDVNYLVEPGATSITLATLTLKGLRPGSTEITMANANFDDDNGSDIPHYVSTGTLSVDYTPAIFNITPDSGYNNGSVNFMLNGSWLMSGASVNLTRGDSSIPAVNLSYVSETQIDGIFDINGLDEGRWNVTVTNPDGKKATLTDGFTIIMSMAPVNGVMPTDPNGDGIYEDLNGNAQADYADVNIFFVSYSWIEGNEPEDAFDFNNNGRLDMADIVVLFDSIS
- a CDS encoding antibiotic biosynthesis monooxygenase: MCYPQIIYLHETAKSPIFTGGISITTEGAENEPGNKPEPFTLVTTHYVKPGKMDEFSEEIRNLSGYFSGYPGYMGVNFFRPSDPADGDFRVVLRFRSEKDFNRWRDSDERKKWIEREKELTIAPPKRYAVNGLETWFTLPGNNIMKPPKRHRQFMVTWLAVWPILAILTPIENSLFEGIPYLVQKMIAVAILVFLLTYVVMPFMTKAFKWFLYPDGMKKMETDEW
- a CDS encoding methyltransferase domain-containing protein, producing MIQENDRVLLAGRKREFFVRAGEGEFSTDKGMVKLGELVGLSTGDKVSTHMGFEFEVREPRPTDFFNYARRTGAPMLPKDIGMVIACTGMNKNDRVLDAGTGSGIAAIFFGGVAASVVTYEKRPEFSEVCAKNIEDAGLDNVDVIAGDVLEAEGEEEFDVVHLDMQIGREHVEHAWKLLKKGGYLATYTPFIEHTILVMDTAKPLFAEVVCHETIARELTRTERGTRPSTRVAHSGYITVCRK
- a CDS encoding nascent polypeptide-associated complex protein, whose product is MIPGVNPKQMKQMMKKLGMKMDTIEDVERVVVYTKSGNYVFDNAEVVATVMQGMTTYQINGEPRFEEAEAVIPEDDVKLVAEQAGVSEDEAKAALTEAKGDIAEAILKLSE
- a CDS encoding PUA domain-containing protein gives rise to the protein MSTESSDSSSLKRVRTIADFQFGRGTGKELFPDDCTFRLSSTKRIRYVMSGKTRLATVRAGDGRLTLGKEAGAKLCEILPSPAYRVTVQNDVAEFVVAGKNAMSKHVISADPGIRAGDEVMVCDEQGGFLGIGNAVLSGEEMLAFNYGVAVQVRKGS
- a CDS encoding single-stranded-DNA-specific exonuclease RecJ, which codes for MSLDKDISAVAGIIHDSKKVTIISHIDADGITSEAIMRQAVARAGIEVRSVFVRQLEPITMKHVPDDDSLKLFIDLGAGQQNLLEERGLSDREVVIIDHHVTQDVDTQYIQANGLPYGHEKLSAAGVGYLVAREIDDVNIDLAKLAVIGNVGDMMARENCGLIGPARKIADDGAEFGNVEIVKDDLNCYGISTRPLHILLSFADDPHIPGISNRPGEAQNMLTYEAGIQLHKPNGKWKVWEDLDEDERKSIMGRLALKLHSAGEPLERLRGEHYIFPDERKYTPLRNASEYATMLNACGRWVKPYTGSAVCCGDRGEEYREAEHMLRHHRKIIREMMEYILDKGVTEYSNLQYIHVGSRFPDTIVGIGAGMALSKLNRRLPIMVLCYLSDDPELVKVSMRTNETMVQAGVDLQAALLEASEKLGGAGGGHKIAAGAYIPKESEEGFAESVNRILRQQLA
- a CDS encoding bifunctional ADP-dependent NAD(P)H-hydrate dehydratase/NAD(P)H-hydrate epimerase, with amino-acid sequence MNGDLIEFEETGIIKPGRMRAVDRNAMHLGVDGLRLMESAGFGLAGVVRRYSPDLVLVLCGSGNNGGDGFVAARHLQRDSEVHVIYPEDRVKTPDAIANLRLLGHCSVTLHPVSCPDDVSGLSGLYENADVIIDAILGTGARGDLREPYASMAKAVSLSGATVISADIPTQGITPDVVCGFHRPKLHGSERIDIGIPLEAEIFTGPGDLTMIPAKDSAAHKGAGGRVLVIGGGPYQGAPYLAGMAALRAGADIVRVASPVVMPCPDIIVEELEGPCISESHLEDIIRLIEDSDAVVCGCGLGDKSHDVIVKAAPFMKKAVFDADALRKPLPVPGGIGEAIYTPHAGELERISGYRPEGTLYDRAKAVSNIAGNIAKHSTVLLKGGTDIITDGSRVRFNRTGHSGMTVGGTGDVLAGVCGALLCKLPAFEAACIGAYINGCAGMAAGEAAGDGMVATDLLERIPSVILGDITGDIE
- the moaC gene encoding cyclic pyranopterin monophosphate synthase MoaC → MTEFTHIKDDKAYMVDVTEKPDVGRVAVAAGKIYLREETVEAIRRGDVVKGNVLATARVAGIMAVKRTSDLIPMCHPLPVGGVNIDFNEIKGEPCIEAICTVKTYGKTGVEMEALTGVSIALLTIWDMVKSAEKDEDGQYPETGIEDIHVVEKRKG
- a CDS encoding cation diffusion facilitator family transporter, which produces MFKGDLRQKTKKRPALFSSSDPRSITASKAFILSMSLTVFIGISEIILWHLSENELFYIEGFGNLVWVIPDAVLLAMILLGGHKADFRMHFGYQRIETLTMFVFTLAVALYVLYFFFETLFFPSPELNADYGPVTVIFSLIVIGLLCLLYRYIRGVGKRLNSQILLLDSVVIKADIACMAIILVSGLIQVVAPSLLMIHTILTLLVAMGLFIYSVGECLGAAKELIDANPSMHVMNLTEKITEELPEVLFISDHRIRSFGGAISVDITIETDPDITVREAYEISEKIEERIRSAVENVLEVRVRVTPAGAFLAKEASDL